The genomic DNA TTCTCCATCAAAGACGCGAATGGAAACTATTTTGACGGAGCAAAGACCTATAAAGTGACCCTGCCGAAGGACATTCCCGCCGCTGCATTCTGGTCTCTGACGCTCTACGATAATCAAACCCGTTCGATGCTCAAAACGCCACAGAAGTATCCCCGCGCCGGCAGCCAAGCGTACCCCTCCCCGGCAGCTGAGCAGGCCAGCGACGGGACGACGACAGTCTGGTTTTCGCCCGAACAGCCTGAGGGTGTGAAACGAGGGAATTGGATTCAGACCGATCCGCAGAAGGGCTGGGTCATCCTTCTTCGGCTCTACAGTCCGAAGGAGAGTTTTTTCGACAAGTCGTGGCAACCGAGCGAGATACAACTGGTGGAATAGACGCGGCTGACCGTCTCAGGTAGAGACCATCCGTACGCGGGAGGCTGAAAATCGGAGCCCAGATCAAGGTGAGCGTTCGCCGAATCTGGGTGAGACTTTCAGCTGTCCACCCGCTATAACAAATCTCTCGTCTCCACAGGCAAGATGAGATTTCTCTCAAATGGAATCTCATCCGGGTGCGAATCTCGCCGCTCCCGGTCTGTCGAGGTGAACGTCAATCGTTCGTAAATTTGCTCTCTCAAACATAGAGACAAACGACGATTGCAGAGGTTTTCGGATCAGTTTTAGAGCAAATTCACAATTGATCAGCAGTCATGTCGCTGCATCTTGCATGGCCGTTTACCTTCCCCGGTGGGTGGCTCGCCGGAGGCGAAATCGGCGCTCATCACCAATTCGAAAGATGCTCTAAACCTCTTTCTCTTCTCCATCTTCCTGGTAGACAACTTTGTAGAGGTCTCTTCTGCGGTCGTTCCAGTTTTGGACGCTGCCGCTTTCTTTGTGGCGGCGGAGCATTTCCAGGTCCAAGTCGTGGATGATCATCGTTTCGATGTTGGCGTTGCATTCGGCAGCGACGGCATCTCGTGAGAACTCTGCGTCCGCCGGGGTGAAGATGGCGGACTGGGCGTAGTGAATGTCCGAGTTTTCAACGAATGGGAGGTTTCCAGTACATCCCGAAACGGCGACGTAGAGATGGTTTTCTACACACCGTGCCAGTGCGCAATGCCGAATTCTCAGGTAGCCATGCTTCGTGTCGGTGTTGAATGGGACGAAAATTAATTGTGCCCCTTTCTGGGCTGCGATGCGGACCAGTTCAGGAAATTCGATGTCGTAACAGATGAGGATCGCGATGGTCCCGCAATCCGTGTCGAAGACTTCAACTTTATTTCCGGGGGAGACACCCCACCATTTTCGTTCACTCGGGGTAATGTGCAGCTTGTACTGTTTGCCGAGCGTTCCATCACGTCGGAACAGATAGGAAATATTGAAGAGCTCTCCCTGTTCAACGGCAAAGTGTGAACCACCAATCACATTGACATCGTACTTGACCGCCATCTCCGTGAAAAAATCGAGATATTGCGGTGTAAATTCAGAGAGTTGTCGCGCGGCCTGACCGGGGCGTGAATTGGGGACGCAGGAAAGCAATTGAGTTGTGAACAGCTCCGGAAAGAGGACAAAGTCGCATTTGTAGTCCGAGGCGACATCAATGAAAAATTCGCACTGCTGTGCCATTTCATCGAAGCTGTTGATGGGTCTCATTAGATATTGAACAGCTGCAATACGGATCGGTTCGACAGGATTGTGAAAACGACGCTTGGCCCCCTTTTGATAGTCGAGGTTGAGCCATTCGAGAAACGTTGCGTAGCCACGCGAAGCAGTGTCGCTGGGGAAGTAATCGGGGATCAACCCACGAAGTGAGAAACCATTCGAAATTTGTGCAGTCAGAACCGAATCAAATAGCGATTTGTCCACGATCGCTTCCACATACTCTCGGGCTGTCAGCTTGTCCGCGTGCTGACCATAACCGGGAATTCTTCCTCCGATAATGATCCTGGCCAGATTTTTCTTACGGCAAAGTTCCTTTCTGCCATCATAGATTCGGCGAGAGAGTTTCAGTCCGCGAAACTCGGGATCAACCATAATCTCGATTCCGTAGAGCGTGTCTCCTTTGGGGTTGTGATTCCGGATGTATCCTTCGTCAGCAACTTTTGTCCAGTCGTGCCAAGACATCTCTGCGCGATAGTCGAGGATGAGGCTACTTGAAGAAGCTGCAAGCTTTCCATCGATTTCGACGCAAATTTGCCCTTCAGGGAAGGTCGCAATTTGGGATTCAATCTGGTCTGGTTTCCACGGAGTCATCCCGGGGAAACATCGTTCTTGCATTGCGATGAGGTCTTCAAAATCGTCCATCGTCAACTGACGGACGTTGATTTTCCACTCATATTCCTTGAGATCAATTGGTACCATGTCACATCCAGAGAAAATCAATTCGGTGAGAGGCTCTAACAAAAACTGAACGTGCGGTCGGAATTCCAGCCAATAACTTCGATTCCGGGAGTGATGTTAGAGCAGTTTGCTTAAACGTTTGCTCTAACATCTCCCCGTGAAGAACGCATTTCTCTCATGATAATGCTGTTCGGCACGAGGCAGGACCTGAACACCAATTCGGGAGGTGCTCAAGCTGTTCTGAATCGTCGTTTTTGACGACGCTGGATCGATTGTACAAATAATATGAATTCAACATTAGCGACCAGAAGGCTGATTATTCGCATGTTGAGGAAGTTGTTTGAACTGACTCAAAATTGAACGTCAAAATTCGAGGAGCGTCTGAGAGGTTCGTCGAAGAAAGCGGTCGTTTCAGAAGTTTTCGGACTGGTTCTCAATCTGGGCAAGTGTTTCAATATCAAGTGAACGGAACCGAATTCGGATGAGCCATTCAGGAATCACTGGCGAGTGGAGAAAAGTTTCTGGAGGCCTGAATTTTGCGACTTGATCTCGATCCTCAACGAAGCTTCTCAGAATCTGCCCCTACAAAAAATTGCAGGAGTCTATAGAATCTAAAAAGTGGAATGAGAATAGTTTGGAGTCCGACGTGAAGTTTTGCGTACAGGCAGCGTGAATGATTGCGAAGGATTGATGAGTCGGGGGTGAGGTTCGAACATTCGATTCAAATTTCGGATTTTATGTCCCTTTGTCCTCGTCCCTGATTCATTGCCCCTTTGCTCAGCGCTCTCAGTCAGCGTGTGCAAAGACCAGGGTGCCAAAATGATTGTTCAATACCAAAACAGCAACGAAATGAAGGTCACACAATGTCAGACGAAACGAAGTCAATCGACCACCCAAGTGGTCGTGCTATTGCAGTGTTAGATTCTGTTGAGCAAGGGAACGCTGCGAAAAAAGCATTGATTCAGATCGGTGTGAAGGCAGACGAAATCTACGTCTTGAGTGCAAGCGACGAGGCTGCCGACATTGATACCTCAGCCGATTGGTTTGCGGACACCGATGAGCTGGTTGAGCAGTATCAGAAAAAGTTAGCTGCTGGCGCAACGTTGATTTCTGCGCCTGTGAAAAACACAACCCAGCTCAAAGAGGTTCAGTCGATTTACTATTCAGCCGGCGCCCACATGATGACCCACTTCGGGACATTTGTGACAAGGTCCGTTGATTTAGATCAACCGGAACGAGAACAACCTATTGACGACAAGTAAACCATGAACGTCT from Thalassoglobus polymorphus includes the following:
- a CDS encoding carbon-nitrogen hydrolase family protein yields the protein MVPIDLKEYEWKINVRQLTMDDFEDLIAMQERCFPGMTPWKPDQIESQIATFPEGQICVEIDGKLAASSSSLILDYRAEMSWHDWTKVADEGYIRNHNPKGDTLYGIEIMVDPEFRGLKLSRRIYDGRKELCRKKNLARIIIGGRIPGYGQHADKLTAREYVEAIVDKSLFDSVLTAQISNGFSLRGLIPDYFPSDTASRGYATFLEWLNLDYQKGAKRRFHNPVEPIRIAAVQYLMRPINSFDEMAQQCEFFIDVASDYKCDFVLFPELFTTQLLSCVPNSRPGQAARQLSEFTPQYLDFFTEMAVKYDVNVIGGSHFAVEQGELFNISYLFRRDGTLGKQYKLHITPSERKWWGVSPGNKVEVFDTDCGTIAILICYDIEFPELVRIAAQKGAQLIFVPFNTDTKHGYLRIRHCALARCVENHLYVAVSGCTGNLPFVENSDIHYAQSAIFTPADAEFSRDAVAAECNANIETMIIHDLDLEMLRRHKESGSVQNWNDRRRDLYKVVYQEDGEEKEV